Proteins from one Cicer arietinum cultivar CDC Frontier isolate Library 1 chromosome 3, Cicar.CDCFrontier_v2.0, whole genome shotgun sequence genomic window:
- the LOC101501038 gene encoding NDR1/HIN1-like protein 10, whose protein sequence is MADNKQPQLNGAYYGPAIPPAEQPRHRHRNHRSRSCFCCLFSFFWKLLISLLVLAGLAILIFYLIVQPRAFKFYVTESKLTQFDYTNNTLHYNMLLNLTARNPNKKLSIYYDKVEARAFYQGSRFANVDVITHMNSFRQYKKSSNPMSGVFSGQHLLMLDNDQVSEYKKDKSDEVYDIYVKLYFRIRFRLGDLISGDYKPKVKCDLKVPLSSKNTTATFTPLLLTKCDVDFY, encoded by the coding sequence ATGGCCGATAACAAACAACCACAATTAAATGGCGCCTACTACGGCCCTGCCATTCCACCTGCAGAACAACCGCGTCACCGCCACCGCAACCACCGCAGCAGAAGCTGTTTCTGCTGCCTCTTCAGTTTCTTCTGGAAGCTTCTAATTTCACTCCTCGTCCTCGCCGGCCTCGCAATCTTAATCTTCTATCTCATTGTTCAACCACGCGCTTTCAAATTCTACGTCACTGAATCCAAACTAACACAATTCGATTACACAAACAACACACTACACTACAACATGCTCCTCAATTTGACAGCACGCAACCCAAACAAAAAACTAAGCATCTATTACGACAAAGTTGAGGCACGAGCATTCTACCAAGGTTCAAGGTTTGCAAATGTGGATGTGATTACACACATGAATTCGTTTCGACAATATAAGAAGAGTAGCAATCCTATGAGCGGTGTTTTCTCGGGACAACATTTGTTGATGTTGGACAATGATCAAGTTTCTGAGTATAAGAAAGATAAGAGTGATGAAGTTTATGATATCTATGTGAAACTTTACTTTAGGATTAGGTTCAGGCTTGGAGATTTGATATCGGGTGATTATAAGCCTAAGGTTAAATGTGATCTCAAGGTTCCTTTGAGTTCTAAAAATACTACTGCTACGTTCACTCCACTTTTGCTCACCAAGTGCGATGTTGATTTCTATTAG
- the LOC101514882 gene encoding NDR1/HIN1-like protein 10, with amino-acid sequence MQQQQPQLNDAYYGPTIPLAPRQNYYSNNRNRSCCNRLWKLLITLIILFGLVILIFYLIVQPRAFKFYVTESKLTQFDYTNNTLHYNMLLNFTAHNPNKKLSIYYDKVVARAFYQGSRFANVDVITHMNSFRQDKNKNDSMSGVFSGQKVLILDNDQVTELKKDKNVGVYDIYVKLYFRIRFRLGDSVSSKYKPKVKCHLAVPFSSSNATGFTFKRLLPTKCDVEF; translated from the coding sequence ATGCAGCAGCAGCAACCACAGTTAAATGATGCTTACTATGGACCCACCATTCCACTTGCCCCAAGGCAAAACTACTACTCCAACAACCGTAACAGAAGTTGTTGTAACCGTCTCTGGAAGCTTCTAATCACACTAATCATCCTCTTCGGTCTCGTAATCCTAATCTTCTATCTCATCGTTCAACCACGCGCCTTCAAATTCTACGTCACCGAATCCAAACTAACACAATTCGATTACACAAACAACACACTACACTACAACATGCTCCTCAATTTCACAGCACACAACCCAAACAAAAAACTAAGCATCTATTACGATAAAGTTGTGGCACGAGCATTCTACCAAGGTTCTAGGTTTGCTAATGTCGATGTGATCACACACATGAACTCGTTTCGTCAAGACAAGAACAAAAATGATTCCATGAGTGGCGTTTTCTCGGGACAGAAAGTGTTGATTCTTGACAATGATCAAGTTACGGAGTTAAAGAAAGATAAGAATGTTGGAGTTTATGATATATATGTGAAGCTCTATTTTAGGATTAGGTTCAGACTTGGAGACTCTGTTTCTAGCAAGTACAAGCCTAAGGTTAAATGTCACCTTGCTGTTCCTTTCAGCTCTAGCAATGCGACTGGGTTTACCTTCAAACGACTTTTGCCTACCAAGTGCGATGTTGAGTTTTAA
- the LOC101501355 gene encoding NDR1/HIN1-like protein 1 has product MSVKECDHHKGKKHKLFKKIFWGIIIFLFIILVTILIIWAILKPSKPSFILQDVTVYAFNATVPNFLTSNFQVTVSSRNPNDKIGIYYDRLDAYVTYRSQQITYRTAIPPSYQGHKDVDVWSPFVYGTNVPVAPYNFVGLSQDQTNGNVLVIVKLDGRVRWKVGAFISGHYHLYVRCPAFITFGPQSNGIAIGDNGAVKYQLVQRCTVSV; this is encoded by the coding sequence ATGTCGGTAAAAGAATGCGACCACCACAAAGGAAAGAAACACAAACTCTTCAAGAAGATTTTCTGGGGAATAATAATCTTCTTATTCATCATACTAGTCACAATTCTTATCATATGGGCAATCTTAAAACCCTCTAAACCTTCTTTCATTCTCCAAGACGTTACCGTTTACGCTTTCAACGCCACAGTTCCAAATTTCCTCACTTCAAATTTTCAAGTCACAGTTTCTTCACGTAACCCCAACGACAAAATCGGTATCTACTACGATCGTCTCGATGCTTACGTCACTTACCGGAGTCAGCAAATTACTTACCGGACCGCCATACCTCCGTCGTATCAAGGCCATAAAGATGTCGACGTTTGGTCACCGTTTGTTTACGGAACTAACGTCCCTGTTGCTCCTTATAACTTCGTTGGTTTAAGTCAGGATCAAACTAACGGTAACGTCCTTGTTATCGTTAAACTTGACGGAAGGGTTAGGTGGAAGGTTGGTGCTTTTATCTCTGGTCATTACCATCTTTATGTCCGTTGTCCTGCTTTTATTACTTTTGGTCCTCAGAGTAACGGAATTGCTATCGGAGATAACGGCGCCGTTAAGTATCAGTTGGTTCAACGGTGTACCGTTAGCGTTTGA
- the LOC101515208 gene encoding uncharacterized protein At1g08160-like, with amino-acid sequence MATSYDNKDNASYPPPHNPPPPSYSGGDLYPPPPPTSYQSTYYQQPPAAYSYLSCCFLSAITAIVTILGAIFMIAYIVLKPRIPEFRVDSATVSLNFTGTYLNAKWDMTVIVSNPNKKLDVTYDDVLAGVYYGNNKNDDIITAFRIAPFYQPTRSETRLPVHLDVVDEYVKSEIGNSILEARGRGIVQFAVVINALVKLTGFFHPRDTILQFKCDPLNFGVSPNNTWVLLTAVTCQT; translated from the coding sequence ATGGCAACATCCTACGACAACAAGGACAATGCCTCTTACCCTCCACCACATAATCCACCACCTCCCAGTTACTCCGGCGGCGACTTATATCCTCCGCCACCGCCCACTTCTTATCAATCAACATACTATCAGCAACCACCAGCCGCATATTCCTACCTATCCTGCTGCTTCCTCTCAGCTATCACCGCCATTGTAACCATCCTCGGCGCGATTTTCATGATCGCGTATATCGTTCTCAAGCCTCGTATTCCTGAGTTCCGAGTCGACTCGGCCACTGTCTCGCTGAATTTCACCGGCACCTACCTAAACGCTAAATGGGACATGACAGTGATAGTTTCAAATCCTAACAAAAAACTTGACGTGACATACGACGACGTTTTGGCTGGTGTATATTAtggtaataataaaaatgatgatATTATAACTGCATTTCGCATTGCACCTTTTTACCAACCAACAAGGAGTGAGACAAGGCTCCCAGTTCATTTGGATGTTGTTGATGAGTATGTCAAAAGTGAGATTGGTAATAGTATTTTGGAAGCACGGGGTCGTGGAATTGTTCAATTTGCGGTGGTCATAAATGCTTTGGTGAAACTCACTGGTTTTTTCCATCCCAGGGATACTATCTTGCAGTTTAAATGTGATCCTTTGAACTTTGGAGTTTCTCCCAACAATACTTGGGTTTTATTGACTGCTGTAACATGTCAGACATGA